In Chiroxiphia lanceolata isolate bChiLan1 chromosome 2, bChiLan1.pri, whole genome shotgun sequence, a single genomic region encodes these proteins:
- the SLC46A3 gene encoding solute carrier family 46 member 3 isoform X3, whose product MQLDLTGAIPSLIVAFVIVANGDRQGHKRSLVLPSVGALIADISLTAISYFSLSLSVLFAVAFVTGLFGSIATFLGGGFAFIADGCHDENQKTTRIAVVDLIFGIVSGLAGLSSGYFLRGIGFTWTFVTASLLHVINIIYIIFFLEDTIGVSEFQHKVPVSYKELLRETFSGVYMLFKTAPYKKRILIIVLLFAFMTYMFTMLGGSSLFTLYELDEPLCWNEVYIGYGAAAFTSVSLTSFLGVYLFSKCLKDIYIVFIGIFSYIGGMIMAAFAKTTLLMFLVRVPSLFCFMPIPVLRSMLSKVVLTGEQGAVFACIACLEVVTGSVSISVFNILYATTVAWFSGFSFLLSAGLCLIPLTVLCWLLCTSWNGEDLALLVPEEVSSIESADS is encoded by the exons atgcagtTGGACTTAACTGGGGCAATTCCCAGCCTTATAGTTGCCTTTGTCATTGTAGCTAATGGGGATCGCCAGGGACACAAAAGGTCTTTAGTTTTACCATCAGTGGGAGCATTGATTGCTGATATTAGCCTCACTGCAATatcatatttttccttgtcACTCTCTGTCCTATTTGCAGTTGCATTTGTTACTGGACTGTTTGGGAGTATAGCAACTTTCCTTGGAGGAGGCTTTGCTTTTATAGCAGATGGTTGTCATGATGAGAACCAGAAAACAACACGAATAGCTGTAGTGGATTTGATTTTTGGAATTGTATCGGGATTGGCAGGACTCTCATCTGGCTACTTTCTAAGAGGAATAGGCTTTACATGGACATTTGTGACAGCATCTCTGCTTCATGTCATTAATATCAtctatattatattttttctggaagatACCATAGGTGTATCTGAATTCCAGCACAAGGTACCAGTATCCTATAAAGAACTTCTTAGGGAGACATTTTCTGGAGTGTACATGCTCTTTAAAACTGCCCCttataaaaagagaattttaataATTGTGTTACTTTTTGCATTTATGACTTATATGTTTACTATGCTTGGTGGGAGTTCGCTTTTTACACTGTATGAACTGGATGAGCCACTCTGCTGGAATGAAGTATACATTGGATATGGAGCAGCTGCATTCACTTCTGTCTCTCTGACCAGTTTTTTAGGAGTTTACTTATTTTCTAAATGTCTCAAAGACATTTATATTGTCTTTATTGGGATATTTTCTTACATTGGAGGAATGATCATGGCTGCCTTTGCCAAAACTACCCTGCTCATGTTTTTAG TGAGAGTGCCATCTTTGTTCTGCTTTATGCCTATTCCTGTTCTCCGATCCATGCTGTCAAAAGTGGTTCTCACTGGTGAACAGG GTGCTGTGTTTGCTTGTATTGCCTGTTTAGAAGTTGTGACCGGCAGTGTttcaatttcagtttttaatattctgtATGCAACTACTGTTGCATGGTTTTCAGGCTTTAGCTTCCTCCTATCGGCAGGTCTTTGTCTAATTCCACTGACTGTCCTGTG CTGGCTTCTGTGCACAAGCTGGAATGGGGAGGACTTGGCTCTGCTGGTACCTGAAGAAGTATCCAGCATAGAGAGTGCTGATAGTTGA
- the POMP gene encoding proteasome maturation protein — protein sequence MNSRGTASLLKDSIPLTEFSASGPFEGPDLLRRGFTSVKSELLPSHPLELTEKNFQLNQDKTNFATLRNIQGIHAPLKLQMEFRAVKQVQRLPFLHSSNMALDTLRGNDECIGFEDILNDPSQSEVMGEPHMMMEYKLGLL from the exons ATG AATTCCAGAGGCACTGCTTCTCTGTTGAAGGATAGTATCCCACTTACTGAGTTTTCAGCTTCAGGGCCATTTGAAGGTCCCGATCTTCTGCGCAGAGG ttttaCAAGTGTGAAAAGTGAATTGTTGCCCAGTCACCCACTGGAGTTGACAGAAAAGAAT TTCCAGTTAAATCAAGATAAAACAAACTTTGCCACACTGAGAAATATTCAAGGAATCCATGCACCTTTAAAGCTGCAGATGGAATTCAGAGCAGTGAAACAG GTCCAGCGTCTCCCATTTCTTCACAGTTCAAACATGGCATTGGATACTCTGAGGGGAAATGATGAATGCATTGGTTTTGAGGATATCCTTAATG atcCTTCACAGAGTGAGGTTATGGGAGAACCACACATGATGATGGAGTACAAGCTTGGTTTATTGTAA